The DNA region TCTTATATCCATGAGAACTAATGAATAACAAGTATCTCTCCATCATTTTTGTAGAATGATCCAGATGGTGATGATTCTAGCTCCAACAGTTCTGAATCTGATTCGGACGACTCGGAATCCGGTCCAGTGGAGAGGCTTCAGTGTGCACAGCAGTAAATCAGCCATGCGTGACCTTAATGGTCAAAAATCAGTGAATTGTGCCAGAttaatcaaaacatttatatGCAGGAATATTGGAAATTGCATTCTTTGTTAACAACTTCATACTTGCTTCAAGCTACCctcatttgaaatataattgttaGACTCCATCATGCATGCTCACATCCTAGTGGACAGTTTTGTTCGATTCAGATTTTGTTGATATCTGGcgtttgtttctttgttttttcattcttttgtgTTAGCCCATCCTTTTTCTTTCAGTTTATGTATAGAATGCCCTCATCATGAAATGATCGACCtatatgtttacaaatatttaacattggagtgaatttgaataataatgaaattatatttatggTGATGACCATACAGTTTGTGTTctcaataaatgataaaatttatgtatgttgcattttttatatatttcgaGGTTAAGACATCataacatttttagaaatgggTATATAAaggatatcaatttttgtggatttagtgaaaatcacagtttcaggGATACATAAATTCATGGCTAATGATCCTATATATACAATATGACGTACCGGGTAATTCTATTTTGCACTTCAAGGAACGTTTAAGGTGGCTGGGTTGTCGACAACCATCAGATATACCttaatttttagatatgatttgcTAAGCTAAAAACCATTATTTAGTGAAGAAAAATTCCATTAACTTCAGTTTTATATTTTAGAGTTTTCCTGTATCTTTATACAGAACTCTTCTtgtaaaggagatcaatacagtctaaaaatggcaacAACCATCCACCCCtcttaatttcatggatcatcTCTACAACAAAACCAAGACAAGTGGTATTCAATGAAGGTTAATGAAAACCTCCTCTCTAAGCTCACCTTGTGTAGTAATCTACATGTCATTGAGTGGATCAGATTAAAGGATGTACAAAAAAGTTTACATTAGATGCACTGGATAATACTGTGACATaaattttaaaccaaagaaTGGCTAACAATATTGAGGATTTGCTTATGGATTTGGATTTGCTCATGCATTTTGACCTCATTTTCCTATAGACACATAGCAAAGTATTCCAAAGTTGAGaagacaaacaaaaataaaagcatGAGAACTTTATTTTCAGTATGTttcactacatgtacatgcagtgtATAAAGTTAACAGCTACAGAGTAACATGAACATGATCTGTATTTATGCCTGATTGATGCttgatatattaaatacaatgtagATAAACTTTCTAATATGGCTGCCTCAGTTTGCTGAACATGTGTCTTGTCCCTTCTTGAAAAATCTcatgactgaaaaaaaaagaatggaaacaggaaaatgataaaatcttaataataaatgaaacaaataaaaaaaacattattccaCAGAAAATGCAAGGTAGATTATACGTAGACAGTTTTCTAAAAGAAagcattatttaattaaaaacatttctgtCGTGCAGAAATTACAAagttgaatatatttaatttataaaaatgaatgtatCGGTATATTAATGatagaaagtaacagaaataaGTTAAATTGAGGCTGTAATACACAAAAGATGCATCCATTTTTCAGGACATGATATTTAAGTAAGAATAAGAGTTTCACTTGTTTTAATTTCCAAAGCAGTGACAAGATTCAGTAAGTCCTGTCAGTGGTCTACACAGACGTGTCAAAACTAAATAAAGCAACAAAAACCCAAAAACCCAACAACAGAGCAGACAGGGCAACATAGCACGAATTGCACTTTGCTGTCATTGCAATAGCAATAGCACCATTAACTAACAGCAACATAGCACCATTAACAGTCAGTGCAACATCACCATTAGCAGACAGTGCAACTTAGCACATTAGCAGACATTTAAACATAGCACCTTTGGTACACATTGCACTTTGGTAGACACTGCATCAGCACCATTAGCAGACACTTCAACATAGTACCTTTGGTAGACATTGCAACAGCACCATTAGCAACAAAGCACCTTTGATACACATTGCACTTTGGTAGACATTGTGACAGCACCAAGAACAGACAGTGCTGCACAACATCATTAGCACACAGTGTAGCACAGCACCATTAGCAGACACttcaacatacatgtagcacCTTTGGTAGACACTGCAACAGCACCATTGGCATATAGTGCAACTTGTcacacttttttgaaagtgcAATATTATACATTTAGCAAAACACACAAATCTGTTGATATTTCTGCACAGCACCATTAGTGGAATGACTTTTTTGTGTGTGAGTTGGAGTGAATTTGCAAAGCTTTTTTGCCGTTAGTTTGCTGTGACAAAGCTGAAGTTCACAGAGGATCACAACCATCAGAATACATGTCTATACACTGTGATATACTGGAGAAGTCATTATAAATAATGAGGTTTGGAATAGTTTTGTGAATAAGTGGTTGAGGTGAAGCGTAAAGCCAGAAGCTTAATAACGTTCTCCATTagacgtacccaggagaaagaAGCTGCTCCGTACATCTGAAAGATTGTGTTATACATACAACAATGCTGTCACAACAACAAGCACCTGTTTTAAGTGTTTAATGTATGGTGTATAGATCTGTCTGGTTAATAACCAGACTGTTCTtgtagattggggggggggattgatAAAAGTTACATATACTTGTATGATCTCCAATTAAATGCAGATTAGAACAATTGTGATAAAAGAATGATAACAAATAAACTGCTTTCCTTTGTTGCTGTCTGAGAAAGGAATGTTACCTAAAAAAATTTCGTTTGTGAAAAGCaagaataaaacaataattgGGCTATAAAGGTTTGTAGAAGTATAAAAGTAGGCCATGGTAGGCCTAATAGGATATTACCCCTGGTACACTGACATAGGAcgtatatgtacatttatacgGTACGTTCAAGGTATTATTCTAACTGTGGGTGGCCTCTTCTGCTtcttaaaaaacagaaaaaattctAGACCATCTAAATATAATCAAGATTTCAAGCTGATCTCTGGCTAATTACTGCTTTCACAAATGTTACAATAGACCATGCTGTCCATATTATTAGACTTTATAGTGAGCGGTATTTGTACTTACGTCGTCTAAACGGCCCTTGCTCTTGGATTTGTCCGGCTTGGAAGATTTGGCCTGCTTTGGACGACTTGACTTCTTCTGTCCCTTTTCATTTGGTTTCTTCACATTTAACAGGGGGTGAATTTCTAtgaataaataatcaaaactttcatgaataaaaatgcAACCTGAAGCACCGAAATTCTGACAgactaatatattttaaattttacaattttcataGGTCTCCAATGGAATTTGGTGATTATcagtttttttaaactattaaaCCCAGTTCTTAAAATGCACATCTACAATCACCTGCTTTGAAAGGTGCTTTATAAACAGTCTTATATCATTTCTTTCTTTGATCAAAATAGAGAAAATGATACACCTTCCTCACATCTTTATCTACAACAGACAAAAGAAGGACCTACCATCTATGGGGGCATCTGGGAGATCCACTTCGTAGGTTTTGACTTTCTTTTTCTTGGGGGAGGGGGTATTGTCTGTATGGGGCTGACTCCGCTTTTTCTCTTGAGTCTGAGTTTCTTCAGTCACCTGCTCAATTGAATTAgaatactgtagaatcattaaatttcgtggtggcttaattttcgtggaattcgtgggtacctctcatccacgaatttacatcctccacgATTTAATAAATTAGAATTATAAAGTCGTATTTCCTTTAATAAGTgtaagaatacacgaaattacatctCCACAAACATGCAAAATTTAAGCAGTCCAAAAAAAATCGACCcccatgaattttaatgattaaacaGTAAATATAGTGATTGATTCAAAAAGTgcaaatttaacttttaaatacaAGCTCTAAAAGCCATTGCTGTGGtgcattttttgcaaaattgctGGTGAAATAGAGATTTAGATTTTTGGGTAGAGGTAGTTCACCTACatgttaatgttaattttaataCAGATGATATCTTCTTTTAAACTTATTATGAATGATGTAACAAGCAAAGGAATTTTATCCTCATTCATGTTGAATTACTGGTTCAGAAATGAACACAAGTGACAGTGACATATTGATTAATTCACTGTGAGAAATGGAAAATCACGCCATGGTTCCGATTCACACTACTGTATTATGAGGGAAGTGAGACAGAGTCTTGTGGATTACAGACAGAGTTTAGCACCTCGGGAGGAATAGCCCAGGCTGACTCCTCAGGCTCCTCAATGTCAGGTGAAACAGGAAGGTAAAGTACAGCATCCTGGTCCTCTTCATCCTCATCACTGAAACAGGAAGTGGATTACATCACCGACAAAAAtagtaacatgtacatgtatgtacagtatatatgtatgttttcCTCAGCATTTTACGATTTCTTTGCAGAGTAAAATTTCAACCAGAAATGTTGTCAGAGGAAAAAccttttaaagttttgaaatgaCATTACATATGTATTTGCAAAATGTGAGATAGAAATCATTGCTTACCTGCTCACAAATGCCTGTATGGGTTCAATAGTGGTCACATCCACCTCTGAATCCTCTTCCTCCATACCTGCAAGGACACATGTACAACAATCTGTCAGGACAATTCTATTAGCTTAAAATCTGTCTCCAGTTGTACAGTGTATGGTTTCGGTTTTGTCCTGATTCTCTTAGACTTTTTCTATTGAGATCTACCTCTAAAGAGATTCATAGATGGACAGTCATCAGTGACTCACCTTTAGTCTCCTCCTTCTCTTTGTCCTCATCCTCAATGTCAAACTCCGATTCCCTCTCTTCATACTCCACATTCTCATCCAGCTCCTTGAAATCCGGAGCAAACGCACTCCAGTTTTCCTATCATCATATCAGATAAGATTTGTTATAGGACTAGGTGTCTCAAATCACAGATCAAATTTCCACACTTATATTAATTCATGTCAACTCATTGACAAATACTTACCACTTGATTCTGTGCCCATATGGACACCAAACCACTTGAAATGGATGCTATAATTGGTCGAACTGGATGCCActacaaaaagaaaattatttacaagATGTAACTTTCTAATTCTATTTAAGTGTACGCGTCTGTAACAACTGACTGACGCACGGATCATTGGGATCCTACCACAACATCCAGCAGCAGCTCCCCCTTTGTTCCGTGGAGGATCTTGACCAGGTTTCCAACGCTTTTTTCCCAGATGTAGAGGGAGTGCTGGCGGGCCGACCCAGCCACGATGAACTCCCCGTCTCCAGAGAAACAACACTTCTTCCACAGCAACCTACATAGAcagtaataatacatgtattgtgaagAAAATGTTTCATTTCACAAATTCAAAAAAGTCTTTTCAACAACACTAGATAACATTTGTGGAGAGGACTTATATAGGCATTGCCAGTTGTCCAATCCCtttatctattcattttgatgcataataaaatattggttAAATTCAACACTTAAATAGTGCAGGTACACataaaatactgtggaatcattagaattcgtggtggctcaattttcgtggtattcatGGGTAGCCCTTAcccatgaatttacatcttcaacgaaaaacatttaaaaagagtattcttttttactaaaagtAAAAACTGATGCACCCAATAAATTAAATCCCCACGAATAAGTAAAAAACCaacaatccatgaaaattggcccccaagaatttaaatgattctacagtatatCTAAATGTTCAACTAAAATGATTAATTGTAATTCTGGTAGTACCctaatatgatattttgtgtGCTGGTTTATATGATAATTACCGGTAAAACATGCATTGTCTCAAGTCAAAATGACTTGCAACAAAACTACATCAAACAActttgaattttacattttgtacattGTCAAGTTATTTTAATTCAAGAGGATAATCTAACTGTTTTTGCTTGTTATGGTCTATAATGCTTTAAATacccaaaaaaacaaaaagttaatgTCTGTAAAACTGGATAGCAATTAAATTGATTCCTCTGCTTGGGTAGCTACTTAAGTAAAAGAAGTGTCTCCAATTGTTGTATTGGCCAGTTGAGGATTGGTTATGTCAGTGATTGTGATGACTAACACAGAGTCTGACTTACTTGTTGACAAGGTCCTGTAATTTCTGGATGGGCTCGGGCTCTCCGTCTTTACTACAGGCCAACACCTCGCCACTCTCGTAAACTCGAATGATACGGTCAGCTGAGTTAACTAAGAAACAACTGTTAAAGAATTGAATCTTTTTAGAAACACATTTCTCTTCAATgtgaaaaacagaaaaatatagtTTATGCATACCTCTTTTAtactttttatcataaaaagacaACCAATTTTAAGGAATCAGACAACTTTAAGAAACAGAGAAGAAGCAGAGTAGAATCCTAATGTGCATATGGCTTTgagtttttcttaaaaatttgcagtttgtaACTTTAACTAGAATATCAAAATCTTTGTTGAACAATTCTACTCCCTATATATAACACTGGACTGTTCTGAATTTTCTCCTTCAACATTAGGTAGGAGTGACTGCACTTACTCCCCTCTCCTAGCGAACTCAATGGATTTGATGGCTGTGGTGTTAAGGGTTCCCGTGGTTACTCTGAACGAGGCCTTCAGCTCCAGGTCTGTACTGGTGAACACCAGGATCTGACAATTACAACGGGAAAACACtcataaaatatcactaaaacaGGAATGACATatgaacagaaaaataaatgtataaaacatattggTATTTTAAGACAACATAAAAATTACTGTTGGAATTTATCATGCTCTGCAATATAGAAATCTCTAAACTGATAAATAACAAGAAgttattgtaattaaaaaaaatattgaatatatcaTTCTTTAACACTGTTAAAAATgctaagaaaaaaagaaaattattttgtcacttttttgaaaacattttaccAACAGTTCTGTCCCTTACCCTGCCCTTGGCATTCCCTGTGTAGATGTGTTTCCCTCGTCTGTCGTAGGAGGCAACAATGTTCAGATCAGactgaaatattaaaaatggaCCAGGGttaaccctcttcacgttttcgacccaaACCCAAATAATgcttatatttcaagacagttttCGTTTACCCTGCAGTATAATATCCCATTTTATGCCTCAAATGAGATATTTTTGACAAATTTCTCTGCAGTTTAAACCATGATGCCATGGTGTAAACGAAGCAAGAAAGATGACATCACAATGCATTTAAAAGTCGGATAAATGCTCGAGGCTATATTGGGGGATTGACCGAATATTGCTTTAGTTTATTTGGTCAATGCAAGGGGTAGTTGCaggataatatatatattgcttAGTACAAGTGCTAAAACAAGTCTCTATACTTACATCATCATCAAGTGGAACAACTCTATGCTCTCCACTAATGTTCATCAAAACAGCAGGGTGTTTCATCGGACAAACGAGAAACTGTTTActgtaaataacaaacaaatactACTCTTATCATGTGTACTTACGCACTGTACCGTTATGCACTCAGTTTTGCAGATGTTTCAATGATATAAATCTAAGAAGATGTTTGATCAAATCAAGACTCAGTCATACTTTTAGTAATTGATTCATACCTGTCTCGTGGATGAAATTGAACTTTAAGGATGGGAGACGGGAATCGGAAGCTTTTGTCACACTCCGCCGTAACAATATCCCATATTGAGGCTGTGTTGTCTGTTGCTGCACTCAGCAATTTCTTACCATTTCGACTCCAACTAATTTAATGGAATGTTTGAGCTTTTTACTAATAAGTCTCAAAACGGCAACCAGTTTTGTACAAAAGCGTTACAATTAGAAGAAAATATATTACAGTACAAACTGTAAATCCAAGATTTTCTTGCTTTTTCAAAATCCATAAAATGCATCTGAGAATGTGTCAGACAGTTAGGCGTCGAAGAATTAATCCATTATTCAGGGATAGAAAGACATAATCTTGCATTagaacactatttttttttaaataccttaAACTACACACAGGATGGACATGGGCACTGATTATCTTTGCGATTCCTCGGGTTAAGAAGTCCCAAATAACTATCCTTCCATCATTACAGCCTACGGCTAGTAGTGTTCCTTGTCGATTGAAGGCACAGGTTATGGCTATACTGATACAGTCCAAAGTGCCATCAAAATCCTACAAAGATATATATGTAGAGTTATATCAGCAAgatcaaaaatacattaattaataaaaatgaaaaacaacaccCATCACTGACACATTAAAAATTGTAAGAATGCATCAAGAGATTAACTTAagtcagagacataaataacaaggATTGGCAACTGATCAAAATCTCGTGAAATCTCACGGTCCTTATTGTAAAGTATTCCCTTGTAGAAATCAATATACCTTtctaatttaaacaaatatattcaattattgaaatataaacagctaaatcctattaccaaaacattcaaaatattatattttcatgagtttGTGTCTTAGTACAAACAATATAAAAAGAGGAGTTTTTGGAGGCAGTTGGCTACCCGTTGTCTGAGATTTTGACAACGTTTGAAAGCAGacctatatattttttatacattaatcttattttacaattttttgtttcaaaaacgtcTAAATCCTatgcacatttttcaaaaaaacaaaatacttttggtttaagatcaATATATCAATTTACTAATATATacttctcaaagtaaggttggtcctgtaacatttttcaacaacaaaacacggtaatggcggagttgccaatctctgttatttatgtctctgcttaTGTCAACAAATACTAcaaggttttttaaaaagattttcatgaTCTCTTTGTTAACAATATTAGTCATAATCCACATCAATAATTAACTTACTTCTGGATAATTCTGCCCAAATGATTCTACAAAACACAAGAACAGAAAATATggaaaaacaacaaacaaatcaaaactGATAAGTATATAAGTAATCTCTATTAAATCACTACAATAAATCCTAAAATTAAAACCTAAAACCAGCAAACTTTGTTGATAGATCTTTTATCACACAGATAATTAAATAGCTTGAATAAAACTGTTCACTACAAATataactgaggaaattctaacTAAAAGAGTTTATTTCTTTCAAGCTGTTTAAGCTTAAATccaatacttttttcaaaaacatttgcttgaaaatgaaacaattcaaaatatcCAACGTACCCAAAAGTTCAAGATTCATcttttatagatatattttgttcatattcatTCTCGGCTTTGTGTTTACATCTCGCGGCAAAACTGTTTTGTTAACGAAAATCTCATTGGTCAATTTGGAGACTACTAAAGTCGTAAATATGCGGAAAAAGTCGAGTAGTTACGGATAAATGGATGGCGGATCAAGGaatatacatttcttttaataagTTGACTAAATGTATTCAACAATTCAGTAATCTTAGTATTTTACTTTCGTAACTCAAGTTCTTTTGTCTTTGCTCAAAATgagttatatatttaaaaatatttcaatttttaaattgtctgCTTGGACAAAAGTTGGATGGGGGCACCCCCCCCCCGAGGCTAACATTGCTTCTATTCATCTGTATGGGggtggttttttttgggggggtgttaatcttttaaattttaatcccAAATTGAAAACAAAGATATTACAATGGACAAAATATCCAACTCAGCTTCCCAGGTTATTGGTTTCGACTTGAAACATTATATCCATCTTTTGTCCTACTCAAGGAAGCGTACTCGGTCTCAAAAAGTCTTTGCCTCTACAATAAATCATCATGGTTTGCTTCCAGTCTGACTAAAGCAAGCCCCTACTATTTCGCTTCTTTGTAGGTAAACGAAGTGAAATAGTAGTATCTTtccacaaatttatttaaaaattaaatttgttgttatgacaactttaaataaatttgtggaAAGACAGTATATAGCTAGGGACTGGCTTTATTCAGACTGGGTTTGCATCCATTAACACTTTGGGTCAGTTATctggttttaaaattataaaaaatcaaaaacaaagtGCTTAATATTCATTTGAAAAGAAGTTGACGTGTATTATAAGACAGTATTTTATAAACTAAATGAACCCGAAAAAATGCCTTGAGAACTTATTACTTTTGAAAAGAGCATTGTTTTAAGATTATCTCCGATAATATTCAGGATGTCattattgttttgttatataatCATAGTCTTTGATCTAATTTTTAACGGATTTAGAATTAACCCCcagattatattttcatgcatcATAGTTATATTGTCTTGAAAAATTTGGACCTATAGAAGTGTTTTCGATTTTAATTTGATTCTTATTTAATATtgctatttgatttttttatcgaTGTAAATAGTAAAATACGATTAATTGAGCAATTTGTCTTTTATTTGTAagatttatagttttatttattcaattcatcTATTTCTGGCTTAGGCATATATCTTATTGTTGCTGATATTTCAGCAAGTTAAATAAAGAAggacagactatagaatcaCTACTTATGTAAGATTTTGGTATAAAGGATCATAATAGGAAAACAACTAAGAGGAGCAGACAgcatcaaaaatatttgaaataaatacagatAATTTTCTTAGCGATTTACAATTGCAATAAGTCATGAGttcagaaaactaaaaaaaatttggtcttttccaatattttgtgtttaggtattttttccttatttcttctagtgccgaacattctaaaatataatggaaTTCATCACCAATGAGACCTTTATTACACAAAAGACATAACCTCTCATTCAAAGGAATGTTATACCATCTGCCTGTCTCTACAGGAAAACGATGGTTTGATGtacgaaatttaatgaatttttttcttagttttacaGGTAAAATATCAAGATACTTCTCAAAGCCgaaatatggttttaaaattttatacacatgacCTCTGGAAGAACAATTTATATCATTGGACCATATTTGCATAAATTGGTCTTTTAATCTTTGGTTTACAGTAGCAGATAACCATTctatattgacaaaattatgGTTCTGCCAGACACATTGTAGCCCGcacatgttcaaaattctttgaatacAATCAATCCATGGGCTTTTACAATCGCTATTAAAATGTTGTGAACATAAATATCtgtacactgtatatacaattttgttctcAGGGCTTATTAGCATTTTTCCTCAATATGTAATTATTCTCGTATAAACATTATTATACAACAGGTAGCGCCCTGTTTCtccatatatcataaaattcgGTGTTGTGCTTCTTAAATTAGgtactgttttcaaaaatttcagatGTACACGTTCAAATATCTATATTTTCAAAGCCCCAAATTTCGCAGCCGTACAATAAAACTGGTAAAACAAccttatcaaacaaatcaaattgacaatttattagtaaattaaattttctaatttttcttataaCACCATACATAGCAGATGCTCAGATATTCGtccaattcgtatacatttctTAAGCAATAAAAGtgattaattattcatttaattaacGATTCTCTCTTTGTATTTTATACCCCCTGATGATTTCGTTTAATCAGTACACGATTATTTCACTCATTTAAAACTGATGTATGCTGGGAGTGGTGTTAttgaacattttcaatattactCATCAGAATTTATCTGTCAAATATACCCCCAATATTCATAACAATTAAATTAAGcctaatcaaaaataaactaaaacatCAAACTTGATTGATGGTTTTCGATACCAAATAAAACGTTTCCTATTCgcctttttaatttgttatacgTGCGATCTTCGATTTGTATTATAAACATATCTGTGTTGAT from Crassostrea angulata isolate pt1a10 chromosome 7, ASM2561291v2, whole genome shotgun sequence includes:
- the LOC128157159 gene encoding retinoblastoma-binding protein 5 homolog isoform X1, whose translation is MNLELLESFGQNYPEDFDGTLDCISIAITCAFNRQGTLLAVGCNDGRIVIWDFLTRGIAKIISAHVHPVCSLSWSRNGKKLLSAATDNTASIWDIVTAECDKSFRFPSPILKVQFHPRDSKQFLVCPMKHPAVLMNISGEHRVVPLDDDSDLNIVASYDRRGKHIYTGNAKGRILVFTSTDLELKASFRVTTGTLNTTAIKSIEFARRGDCFLVNSADRIIRVYESGEVLACSKDGEPEPIQKLQDLVNKLLWKKCCFSGDGEFIVAGSARQHSLYIWEKSVGNLVKILHGTKGELLLDVVWHPVRPIIASISSGLVSIWAQNQVENWSAFAPDFKELDENVEYEERESEFDIEDEDKEKEETKGMEEEDSEVDVTTIEPIQAFVSSDEDEEDQDAVLYLPVSPDIEEPEESAWAIPPEVTEETQTQEKKRSQPHTDNTPSPKKKKVKTYEVDLPDAPIDEIHPLLNVKKPNEKGQKKSSRPKQAKSSKPDKSKSKGRLDDMYGAASFSWS
- the LOC128157159 gene encoding retinoblastoma-binding protein 5-like isoform X2 produces the protein MNLELLESFGQNYPEDFDGTLDCISIAITCAFNRQGTLLAVGCNDGRIVIWDFLTRGIAKIISAHVHPVCSLSWSRNGKKLLSAATDNTASIWDIVTAECDKSFRFPSPILKVQFHPRDSKQFLVCPMKHPAVLMNISGEHRVVPLDDDSDLNIVASYDRRGKHIYTGNAKGRILVFTSTDLELKASFRVTTGTLNTTAIKSIEFARRGDCFLVNSADRIIRVYESGEVLACSKDGEPEPIQKLQDLVNKLLWKKCCFSGDGEFIVAGSARQHSLYIWEKSVGNLVKILHGTKGELLLDVVWHPVRPIIASISSGLVSIWAQNQVENWSAFAPDFKELDENVEYEERESEFDIEDEDKEKEETKGMEEEDSEVDVTTIEPIQAFVSSDEDEEDQDAVLYLPVSPDIEEPEESAWAIPPEVTEETQTQEKKRSQPHTDNTPSPKKKKVKTYEVDLPDAPIDEIHPLLNVKKPNEKGQKKSSRPKQAKSSKPDKSKSKGRLDDS